A single window of Halobacillus naozhouensis DNA harbors:
- a CDS encoding HIT family protein, which yields MTQVDDCIFCKIVNGEIPSAKVYEDDDVYAFLDISQVTKGHTLIIPKEHTKDIYHTDSGVAEKLFAQVPKIASALKQSFEPIGLNLLNNNEEPAGQSVFHLHIHLIPRYGAEDGFEPQWTVHTDDYTSEDLQQIASDIGRNIQN from the coding sequence ATGACACAAGTAGATGATTGTATTTTTTGCAAAATTGTTAACGGTGAAATCCCTTCTGCTAAGGTGTATGAAGACGATGATGTATATGCCTTTCTTGACATAAGTCAAGTTACAAAAGGACACACCTTAATTATTCCGAAAGAACATACGAAGGACATTTACCATACCGATTCAGGTGTAGCTGAAAAGCTGTTCGCTCAGGTCCCTAAGATTGCCAGTGCCCTTAAGCAATCGTTTGAACCCATTGGCCTTAACCTTTTGAATAACAACGAAGAGCCTGCCGGGCAGTCTGTTTTCCATTTACATATCCACCTTATTCCAAGGTATGGAGCCGAGGATGGTTTTGAGCCTCAATGGACTGTGCACACAGACGACTATACAAGTGAAGATCTGCAGCAGATCGCGAGCGATATTGGTCGAAATATTCAGAATTGA
- a CDS encoding ABC transporter ATP-binding protein, producing MKSLLHIDNLHGGYTHKNVLHGISFDVFPKEIVGLIGLNGAGKSTTIKHVIGMMQAKKGKVAINGTTFEQDPENYRQQLAYIPEMPILYDELTLYEHLHLTAMAYNVPEDLFKKRLDPLLKEFRLEKKLNWFPVHFSKGMRQKVMIMCAFLIEPELYIVDEPFVGLDPLGIQSYLQWMDEMKENGAGVLMSTHILATAEKYCDRFVILHDGKIRAMGTLDELRQSFNKPGASLDDIYIALTKEENHD from the coding sequence ATGAAATCCTTGTTACATATTGATAACCTTCACGGAGGCTACACACATAAAAATGTACTGCATGGCATTTCGTTTGACGTATTTCCGAAAGAGATCGTTGGATTAATAGGTTTAAACGGGGCTGGGAAGAGTACAACAATAAAGCATGTCATTGGCATGATGCAAGCTAAAAAAGGAAAAGTAGCCATTAATGGTACGACATTTGAACAGGATCCTGAGAATTACCGGCAGCAGCTGGCTTATATCCCTGAAATGCCGATATTGTACGATGAATTGACCCTATACGAGCATCTGCATTTAACGGCCATGGCTTATAATGTGCCAGAGGATCTATTTAAAAAACGGCTTGACCCTTTATTAAAAGAATTTCGGTTAGAGAAAAAGCTCAATTGGTTTCCTGTCCATTTTTCCAAAGGAATGAGGCAGAAGGTGATGATCATGTGTGCCTTCTTGATTGAGCCTGAGCTGTATATCGTGGATGAACCTTTTGTGGGTCTCGATCCGCTGGGGATTCAATCTTACCTTCAATGGATGGATGAAATGAAGGAAAATGGAGCAGGAGTGTTAATGTCTACTCATATTTTGGCGACAGCGGAAAAATACTGTGATCGTTTCGTTATTCTCCATGATGGTAAAATACGCGCCATGGGCACGCTCGATGAGTTGAGACAGTCGTTTAATAAGCCAGGAGCTTCTTTGGACGATATTTATATTGCTTTGACGAAGGAAGAAAATCATGATTGA
- a CDS encoding ABC transporter permease gives MIDAKTFWNQRFQEHMKETSRYLRYIFNGHIAIAMIFFISALAYYYQQWLMDLPDSFPTAWIVGIAFGLVASYSPVRTLLKEPDLIFLLPAEHQLGDYFKRCLYYSFIIQLYLIFLVAAALGPLYFASYPGLGTRHYLMMLAVILIAKGWNMLANWWMLKERNANIRLTDQLVRGVISVLLFYFLAQGEWIFASIVTIFLVAIMLYAYYLSRKKAGLAFDLLVSKDQARMRTFYRIANMFTDVPHLKNTVKKRHSLVRLLLAPVRYRQDQTFTYLYRITFVRSSDYLGMYLRLVAIGCLAIWFVPNLWVKIAFAILFLYLSAFQMMSLWNHHRTVAWLDLYPIKQEWKQTAMLKGLTQLMVVQTVVFTLLFVIQANWLGAVIVLIGGLAFSAAFIQGYVKQKLV, from the coding sequence ATGATTGATGCAAAAACGTTTTGGAACCAGCGCTTTCAGGAACACATGAAGGAAACAAGTCGGTACTTGCGTTATATTTTCAACGGACATATCGCGATTGCGATGATTTTCTTTATATCAGCTCTGGCCTATTACTATCAACAGTGGCTTATGGATCTGCCGGACTCGTTTCCAACTGCCTGGATTGTAGGAATTGCCTTTGGGCTAGTAGCTAGCTACAGTCCCGTTCGTACTTTGTTGAAGGAGCCGGACTTAATTTTCCTTCTGCCGGCAGAACATCAGCTTGGTGATTATTTCAAACGTTGTCTCTATTACAGTTTTATAATTCAGTTGTATTTAATTTTCCTTGTGGCTGCTGCACTTGGGCCTTTGTACTTTGCTTCTTATCCTGGGCTTGGGACACGTCATTATTTAATGATGCTCGCTGTTATCTTGATTGCAAAAGGGTGGAATATGCTGGCCAATTGGTGGATGCTCAAGGAACGCAATGCGAATATCCGCCTGACGGATCAACTGGTAAGAGGAGTCATCAGTGTACTTCTGTTTTATTTTCTGGCTCAAGGTGAATGGATCTTCGCAAGTATTGTTACGATATTCCTCGTTGCGATCATGTTGTACGCCTACTACTTATCACGGAAAAAAGCTGGACTAGCCTTTGATTTACTAGTTAGTAAGGATCAGGCACGGATGCGGACTTTTTACCGAATCGCGAATATGTTTACAGATGTTCCTCATTTGAAAAACACCGTGAAGAAGAGACATTCGCTCGTTCGGCTCTTGCTTGCTCCGGTAAGGTATCGTCAGGATCAAACCTTTACGTATTTGTACCGAATCACCTTTGTTCGCAGTAGTGACTATTTAGGAATGTACTTACGTTTAGTGGCGATCGGCTGCCTTGCGATTTGGTTTGTACCGAACTTGTGGGTAAAGATAGCCTTCGCGATCCTATTTCTGTATCTAAGCGCATTCCAAATGATGTCGCTTTGGAATCACCACCGTACAGTGGCCTGGCTTGATTTATATCCAATTAAGCAGGAATGGAAGCAAACGGCGATGCTCAAAGGGCTTACACAGCTGATGGTTGTCCAGACCGTTGTTTTTACGTTGTTGTTCGTTATTCAGGCTAACTGGTTAGGGGCGGTTATCGTATTGATAGGGGGACTCGCGTTTAGCGCTGCCTTTATTCAAGGTTATGTAAAACAAAAATTAGTGTAG
- a CDS encoding EcsC family protein, which translates to MGYETEAYKEAIRWSKSLEKRSSIIQRSSKRLQSSINERIPDRVHSIVTESVRKMIELALTSSKYIRPIDIDETLTFKEREDLVKQRLQEYKGAASWEGAGTGFGGFWLGAADFPLLLSIKMKFLFDSAQYYGFNVNEYEERVYLLHIFMLAFSSDEERVKVRDILLDWEAAPPERKEIDWKTLQIEYRDTIDLAKLFQLVPGFGAIVGYVANKRFLEQLGETTMNAYRLRMLKN; encoded by the coding sequence ATGGGCTATGAAACAGAAGCGTATAAAGAAGCAATAAGGTGGAGCAAGTCACTGGAGAAGCGTTCTTCCATCATTCAAAGATCTTCCAAGCGACTGCAGTCGTCGATCAATGAACGAATACCTGATCGGGTCCATTCGATTGTAACGGAGAGTGTCCGCAAGATGATCGAATTGGCGTTAACGTCTTCCAAATATATTCGCCCAATCGATATTGATGAAACACTGACCTTTAAGGAACGAGAAGACCTAGTTAAGCAGCGTCTTCAAGAATATAAAGGAGCTGCCTCCTGGGAAGGGGCAGGGACGGGGTTTGGAGGCTTCTGGCTTGGGGCAGCCGATTTCCCACTGCTGTTGAGTATTAAAATGAAGTTTCTGTTTGATTCAGCGCAGTACTACGGCTTTAATGTGAATGAATATGAGGAGCGAGTGTATTTACTGCACATTTTTATGCTCGCTTTTTCAAGTGATGAGGAGCGCGTGAAGGTGCGGGATATTTTGTTGGACTGGGAAGCGGCACCGCCAGAGCGTAAAGAAATAGACTGGAAAACGTTGCAAATTGAATATCGGGATACAATTGACCTCGCTAAATTGTTTCAGCTCGTTCCCGGCTTCGGAGCAATCGTAGGTTATGTGGCTAATAAGCGATTTCTTGAGCAATTAGGGGAGACGACAATGAATGCTTATCGTCTCCGAATGTTAAAAAATTAA
- a CDS encoding M20 metallopeptidase family protein — MWESVFQAIDDQYENMVRTRRYLHKHPEVSFHETETASFIADTYERLGIPYQKGVGGNGIVATLAGGKPGKKVALRADFDALPIQEENEVDYKSTNDGAMHACGHDGHTAALLGLAEALLPFQDQLPGTVIFVHQHAEELVPGGAKAMINTGALDDVDAVFGTHLWASTPLGVIQTSKGPFMAGADSFTIKIQGKGGHGAQPHLTKDALVIASQLVSSLQQVVSRKVDPLKTAVLTVGTFESGQTFNIIADTATLTGTVRTFDPEVQELIIEEMEKTIKGACLGAGADYTFDYEKGYPPVDNHAAQAELILKDATKADSSLRTEEVDPSMAGEDFAYYLQKKPGAFYFTGAQIPGHAYPHHHPKFDFDERALPHAAKTLVQAYRSFQEQHD, encoded by the coding sequence ATGTGGGAGTCCGTTTTTCAGGCTATTGATGACCAATATGAAAACATGGTGAGGACCAGAAGGTATTTACACAAGCACCCAGAAGTTTCGTTTCATGAAACAGAAACAGCATCTTTTATCGCAGATACATATGAACGGCTCGGCATCCCTTACCAAAAAGGTGTCGGAGGAAATGGAATTGTTGCGACATTAGCTGGCGGAAAGCCCGGAAAGAAAGTCGCACTGCGGGCAGATTTTGACGCATTGCCGATTCAGGAAGAAAACGAAGTGGATTACAAATCAACCAACGATGGTGCTATGCATGCCTGTGGACACGACGGTCATACGGCTGCTCTTTTAGGCCTGGCAGAAGCCCTTCTTCCTTTTCAAGACCAGCTTCCTGGCACAGTGATCTTTGTTCATCAGCATGCCGAAGAGCTTGTTCCAGGCGGCGCTAAAGCGATGATTAATACAGGCGCACTCGATGATGTAGATGCCGTATTTGGAACACATTTATGGGCAAGCACACCTCTTGGCGTGATCCAAACATCCAAAGGCCCGTTTATGGCTGGAGCCGATAGTTTTACCATTAAGATCCAGGGAAAAGGCGGGCATGGAGCTCAACCGCACCTGACCAAAGATGCGCTTGTGATCGCTTCCCAGCTCGTGTCTTCTTTACAGCAAGTGGTGAGCCGCAAGGTCGATCCGCTCAAAACAGCTGTGCTCACTGTCGGAACATTTGAATCAGGTCAAACGTTTAACATTATTGCCGACACGGCCACCTTAACAGGAACAGTCCGGACATTTGACCCTGAAGTTCAAGAGCTGATCATCGAAGAAATGGAAAAAACGATCAAAGGGGCCTGCTTAGGTGCTGGTGCCGACTATACATTTGATTACGAAAAGGGTTATCCACCGGTAGACAATCACGCTGCTCAGGCCGAGTTGATTTTAAAGGACGCGACGAAAGCCGATTCCTCCCTGCGAACCGAAGAAGTGGACCCATCGATGGCTGGCGAGGACTTTGCCTACTACTTACAAAAGAAACCAGGTGCCTTTTACTTTACAGGGGCCCAAATTCCCGGACATGCCTATCCTCATCACCATCCGAAGTTTGATTTTGACGAGCGTGCTCTTCCACATGCAGCTAAAACGCTGGTGCAAGCTTACCGTTCCTTTCAAGAACAACATGATTAA
- a CDS encoding ferritin-like domain-containing protein yields MDEKMKKLIDGLNEDLAHEYAASIMYTYNAAVVSGLYRSVLKPFFESEVADEQGHAIYLAEKISILGGNPTTKPAEVKPLSEVKEMLTEARNSEYETIKRYEVRKEQADELGLTELSIKLDDLIADETGHMEEIDRLLKDSRLH; encoded by the coding sequence ATGGATGAAAAAATGAAGAAACTAATCGATGGATTAAATGAAGACTTAGCTCATGAATATGCTGCTTCCATTATGTACACATACAACGCTGCAGTAGTATCAGGGCTTTATCGTTCTGTTCTCAAACCGTTTTTTGAAAGTGAAGTAGCAGATGAACAAGGACACGCTATTTATCTGGCGGAAAAGATCAGTATCCTTGGAGGTAACCCTACGACGAAACCAGCTGAGGTTAAGCCTTTATCTGAGGTAAAAGAAATGTTAACAGAAGCAAGAAATTCTGAATACGAAACGATTAAACGTTATGAGGTTCGTAAAGAGCAGGCTGATGAATTAGGTCTTACTGAACTTTCCATTAAACTTGACGATTTAATCGCGGATGAAACTGGTCATATGGAAGAGATTGACCGCTTGTTAAAAGATTCTCGTTTACACTAA
- a CDS encoding disulfide oxidoreductase: protein MKKQSETLLFIAWAQALVAALGSLFYSEILGYTPCELCWYQRILMYPLVIVYGAALIKKKVEMAIAGLILSGIGMAVSIYHYLIQKVPAFQSAGDSCGLVPCNAEYVNYLGFITIPFLAGTAFIIIFVSHVMIIRSERKNS, encoded by the coding sequence ATGAAGAAACAAAGTGAGACTTTGTTATTTATTGCTTGGGCTCAAGCCCTTGTGGCTGCACTTGGGAGTTTGTTTTATTCAGAGATATTAGGATACACCCCGTGTGAGCTTTGTTGGTATCAACGAATTCTCATGTATCCGTTAGTCATTGTTTATGGAGCTGCTTTAATTAAAAAGAAAGTGGAAATGGCAATTGCTGGGTTAATTCTTAGCGGGATAGGAATGGCTGTTTCAATCTATCACTACTTAATTCAAAAAGTACCAGCCTTTCAATCAGCGGGAGATTCCTGTGGATTAGTTCCGTGCAATGCAGAATACGTCAACTACTTAGGCTTTATTACCATTCCTTTTTTAGCGGGCACAGCATTTATTATTATTTTCGTAAGTCATGTGATGATCATTAGGTCAGAGAGGAAGAATAGCTAA
- a CDS encoding thioredoxin family protein, producing MKKNMIIFGTILVGLLIILAFVVNYQNSEKAEGNPYGQSSLEQATIEQLDDPNYQNQIQPDELKEQISSGEPTTVYFYSPECVHCQRTTPVLVPLVQELGVDMKKLNLLEFKNMWQEYGIEATPTLVHYENGEEVARIVGSQKVSTFEDFFQQEVLDGGSQEQ from the coding sequence ATGAAGAAAAATATGATTATATTTGGAACGATATTAGTTGGATTATTAATAATCCTGGCTTTTGTGGTCAACTATCAAAACTCCGAGAAAGCAGAAGGGAATCCATATGGACAGAGTAGTTTAGAGCAGGCAACTATTGAACAGCTCGATGATCCGAACTACCAAAATCAGATTCAGCCGGACGAGTTGAAAGAACAAATCAGCTCAGGAGAGCCGACGACGGTTTACTTTTACAGTCCGGAATGTGTTCACTGTCAGCGAACGACTCCTGTACTGGTTCCATTGGTACAAGAACTTGGAGTCGATATGAAAAAGCTGAATCTGCTGGAGTTCAAGAATATGTGGCAAGAATATGGCATTGAAGCGACACCGACTCTTGTACATTATGAAAATGGAGAAGAGGTAGCAAGAATTGTTGGATCACAGAAAGTTTCTACATTTGAAGACTTTTTCCAACAAGAGGTACTGGATGGCGGATCGCAAGAGCAATAA
- a CDS encoding antibiotic biosynthesis monooxygenase family protein: MIVSMTNGTLNYLAKLDQQHKEANLLFMQDQDKTVAYYEGDEPSIFEEGRDYEIVDSAGDVQNTGYVVMNNIPVSYEGRPVFEDRFKKRVGTVEGMDGFQAIRILRPLKGNTYVVFTQWRNQQSFEDWKNSQSFEKAHQNSSPDHKQKPSFIDGKPYITKYQMLQLDKES; encoded by the coding sequence ATGATCGTATCTATGACAAATGGTACATTAAACTATTTAGCAAAGCTAGATCAACAGCACAAAGAAGCAAATCTGTTGTTCATGCAGGATCAGGACAAAACCGTTGCCTACTACGAGGGAGATGAACCTTCTATTTTTGAAGAAGGACGCGATTATGAAATAGTTGATTCCGCCGGGGACGTCCAGAACACGGGTTATGTGGTCATGAATAATATCCCTGTTTCTTATGAAGGCCGCCCTGTATTTGAGGACCGCTTCAAGAAACGGGTAGGTACAGTAGAAGGAATGGATGGATTTCAGGCCATTCGCATTTTGCGCCCCTTAAAAGGAAACACCTATGTTGTATTTACACAATGGCGCAATCAACAGAGCTTTGAAGACTGGAAGAATTCGCAGTCCTTTGAGAAAGCCCATCAAAACTCCAGCCCTGATCACAAACAGAAACCTTCCTTTATTGATGGCAAGCCATATATCACAAAATACCAAATGCTCCAACTTGATAAGGAGTCATAA
- a CDS encoding transglycosylase domain-containing protein, translating to MNIKDYLKSRPAWMTSLKWPGIALGAIFLLALAGYLFIVFGGRFVVSEEELILDAATTVETVDGQVIERIYTKNRTLVDISEIPKHVQQAFVAIEDSRFYEHAGVDFKSVLRAVYRDIIAMGKVEGASTITQQLAKNLFLSNDKSWMRKTKEVMAAIYLERNFTKDQILELYLNRIYFGKGAYGIEAASQTYFNKSVSDLTVAQGALLAALPKAPNNYSPFENPERAEDRRNIVLSRMEALGMIQAENMVSLQGATLGVEQGEEDTETWSNSYVDLVIREAADEYHLSREELKRGGYRLIVKMNPEIQEVAASEMKHGEFVPGSKGQVQGAFTLMDNDSGALVAVVGGRGFTHGDVNRVTVKKQPGSVIKPLAVYGPALMGPKYIPYSLLRDEKRSYGEYNPRNYNGEYAGLTSLYQALVKSKNAPAVWLLDQMGISYAKEYLEELGLPTEDQGLAIALGGLSRGYSPLQLTEAYRSFAREGKVTNAYTIQRIINRDGEVIHRHEQEERQVFDKQTAWYMTEMLETTVSDGTAKAGSYPKALAGKTGTQQHPTVKGKNKEVWFAGYTPEYTGTLWMGYDKSGEEYYLSGGSSYPTTLMKSILTAVDRQQDLADTFVKPEGMKRLPEPITLPVLTDVEGSIGFGGIGLIRGTLSWTPAKDDRVVYRIYQGTGDKKTLVDEVTGKGEYHIGVLDVWDEPTFVVVPYDPLTGLEGEPSNPVTLEW from the coding sequence GTGAACATCAAAGATTACTTAAAAAGCCGCCCCGCCTGGATGACTTCTCTTAAATGGCCGGGGATCGCTTTAGGCGCCATATTCTTGCTGGCTTTAGCAGGATACTTATTTATTGTTTTTGGCGGAAGGTTTGTCGTTTCAGAAGAAGAATTGATTCTAGATGCAGCGACAACCGTGGAAACCGTCGATGGACAAGTGATAGAACGGATTTATACAAAAAACCGAACGTTAGTCGATATTTCGGAGATTCCCAAGCATGTGCAGCAAGCCTTCGTGGCAATAGAGGACAGTCGCTTCTATGAACATGCAGGGGTCGATTTTAAATCGGTGCTCCGCGCCGTATATCGTGACATTATTGCGATGGGTAAAGTTGAAGGGGCAAGTACCATCACCCAGCAGCTGGCTAAGAATTTATTCCTGTCGAACGATAAATCGTGGATGAGGAAAACAAAAGAAGTGATGGCAGCGATCTACTTAGAAAGAAATTTTACGAAAGATCAAATCTTAGAACTTTATTTAAATCGCATTTATTTCGGCAAGGGAGCCTACGGAATCGAAGCGGCTTCGCAAACTTATTTTAATAAGTCGGTTTCAGATCTGACGGTGGCTCAAGGGGCCCTGCTTGCCGCTTTGCCAAAAGCCCCTAATAATTATTCTCCATTTGAAAACCCGGAGCGTGCCGAGGACCGAAGAAATATCGTGCTTTCTCGCATGGAGGCACTTGGAATGATCCAGGCTGAGAATATGGTCAGTTTGCAAGGGGCCACTCTCGGGGTTGAACAAGGAGAGGAAGATACGGAAACATGGTCAAACAGTTATGTGGATCTAGTAATAAGAGAGGCTGCTGATGAGTACCACCTATCCCGTGAAGAATTGAAGCGGGGCGGCTATCGCTTAATTGTCAAGATGAACCCTGAGATACAGGAAGTGGCCGCTTCTGAAATGAAGCACGGTGAATTTGTTCCGGGTTCCAAAGGGCAGGTGCAAGGTGCCTTTACGTTAATGGACAATGACAGCGGAGCCCTTGTGGCTGTAGTTGGCGGGCGCGGCTTTACACACGGTGATGTGAATCGTGTGACCGTGAAAAAACAGCCTGGTTCTGTCATCAAACCACTGGCTGTCTACGGTCCTGCTTTAATGGGACCTAAATATATTCCGTATTCCCTGCTTCGTGATGAAAAACGATCTTATGGCGAGTACAATCCTCGTAATTATAATGGAGAATACGCTGGTCTCACATCGCTTTATCAGGCTCTCGTCAAATCAAAGAATGCTCCTGCCGTCTGGTTACTCGACCAGATGGGGATTTCTTATGCCAAAGAGTATTTGGAGGAACTCGGTTTGCCAACCGAAGATCAAGGGTTAGCGATTGCACTTGGCGGATTATCAAGAGGGTATTCACCGTTGCAGCTGACGGAAGCTTATCGAAGTTTTGCACGTGAAGGGAAAGTCACCAACGCTTATACGATTCAACGAATTATCAATCGGGACGGTGAGGTGATTCATCGTCATGAGCAGGAGGAACGGCAGGTTTTTGACAAACAAACGGCCTGGTATATGACTGAAATGCTTGAGACGACTGTGTCTGATGGTACAGCAAAAGCAGGCAGCTATCCAAAAGCTTTAGCGGGAAAAACAGGGACACAACAGCATCCAACCGTAAAGGGGAAAAATAAAGAAGTGTGGTTTGCTGGTTATACGCCTGAATATACTGGCACACTATGGATGGGATACGACAAGTCAGGAGAAGAGTATTATCTATCAGGCGGAAGCTCTTATCCGACAACATTAATGAAGTCGATTTTAACAGCTGTGGATCGTCAGCAAGATCTCGCTGACACTTTTGTGAAACCAGAAGGAATGAAACGTCTGCCTGAACCGATCACGCTGCCAGTGTTAACAGATGTCGAAGGTTCAATCGGGTTCGGCGGGATTGGGCTTATCCGCGGCACGCTGTCGTGGACACCTGCTAAAGATGACAGAGTTGTGTATCGAATTTACCAGGGAACGGGCGATAAAAAAACGTTAGTGGACGAAGTGACGGGGAAAGGTGAATACCACATCGGAGTGCTGGATGTCTGGGATGAGCCGACATTTGTTGTGGTTCCCTACGATCCGTTGACGGGACTCGAAGGAGAGCCTTCAAACCCTGTTACATTAGAATGGTAA
- the hemE gene encoding uroporphyrinogen decarboxylase, which yields MKESNDTILKAFRGEETDYTPVWFMRQAGRSQPEYRKLKEKYSLFEITHQPELCAYVTRLPVEQYGVDAAILYKDIMSPLPAIGVDVEIKKGIGPIIHNPVKNRADIAKLGTIEPEVDVPYVFDTIRLLTREQLSVPLIGFSGAPFTLASYMIEGGPSKNYNKTKSLMYSDPEAWFMLMDKLADMTITYVRSQIAAGARAIQIFDSWVGALNETDYRAFIKPVMERIFNELQPEGVPLILFGVGARHLAGQWDDLPIDVLGLDWRMSITEAREMGITKPLQGNLDPSILLADWSVIEERTKQILDEGRQHPAHIFNLGHGVTPDISPETLKRLTHLIHDYSK from the coding sequence ATGAAAGAATCAAATGATACGATTTTAAAGGCTTTTAGAGGAGAGGAAACAGACTACACGCCGGTATGGTTTATGCGCCAGGCGGGCCGGTCCCAACCTGAGTATCGAAAACTAAAAGAGAAATATTCATTATTTGAAATTACCCATCAGCCGGAGCTGTGCGCCTATGTTACACGTCTTCCTGTTGAGCAATATGGGGTCGATGCTGCGATACTATACAAAGATATCATGTCACCACTTCCCGCCATCGGGGTGGATGTTGAAATTAAGAAAGGAATCGGCCCGATTATTCATAATCCTGTTAAAAATAGAGCTGATATCGCTAAACTTGGGACGATCGAACCAGAGGTGGATGTACCGTATGTATTCGATACCATCCGTCTGCTGACGCGTGAACAGCTGAGCGTTCCATTAATCGGATTCAGTGGAGCACCATTTACATTGGCAAGCTATATGATTGAGGGCGGACCTTCTAAGAATTATAATAAAACTAAATCGCTGATGTACAGTGACCCTGAAGCATGGTTTATGCTGATGGACAAACTGGCAGATATGACGATTACGTATGTTCGTTCCCAGATCGCGGCGGGAGCGCGAGCGATTCAAATTTTCGACTCATGGGTAGGTGCCTTGAATGAAACAGATTACCGGGCATTTATTAAACCAGTGATGGAGCGGATTTTTAATGAATTGCAGCCTGAAGGCGTACCGCTCATTCTCTTTGGTGTCGGAGCAAGGCATTTAGCTGGTCAATGGGATGACTTGCCGATTGATGTACTCGGGCTCGACTGGAGAATGTCGATTACAGAAGCACGGGAGATGGGCATCACAAAGCCGTTGCAAGGGAACTTGGATCCATCGATTTTACTGGCTGACTGGTCTGTGATTGAGGAACGAACGAAGCAGATCCTTGATGAAGGACGCCAGCATCCTGCTCATATTTTTAACTTAGGACACGGTGTAACGCCTGATATCAGTCCAGAAACGTTAAAACGGTTAACGCATTTAATTCACGATTACTCCAAATAA
- the hemH gene encoding ferrochelatase: MARKQIGLLVMAYGTPYKEEDLERYYTHIRHGRKPTDEMLQDLRERYDAIGGISPLARITQNQGEELAKALNEQQDDVEFTLYLGLKHIEPFVEDAVEQMAKDGIQEAVSLVLAPHYSTFSVKSYNGRAKEEAEKHGITIQSVESWYDAPGFIDYWKDQILKEYAKMGEAEQQKACLIVSAHSLPKKILDGGDPYPDQLKKTAELISEAAGISQYEIGWQSEGNTPDPWLGPDVQDLTRDLYHEKGYRSFVYAPVGFVSDHLEVLYDNDYECKVVCDELGASYYRPEMPNTHPDFIGTLAGVVMGKVNERV, encoded by the coding sequence ATGGCAAGAAAACAAATAGGCCTGCTTGTGATGGCCTATGGAACTCCATATAAAGAGGAAGATTTAGAACGTTACTATACTCACATTCGCCATGGCCGCAAGCCAACCGACGAAATGCTGCAGGACTTGCGCGAACGTTATGATGCAATTGGCGGGATCTCTCCTTTAGCCCGTATTACACAGAATCAAGGTGAGGAATTAGCAAAAGCATTAAATGAACAGCAGGATGATGTGGAATTTACATTATACTTAGGACTTAAGCATATTGAACCTTTTGTCGAAGATGCCGTGGAGCAAATGGCGAAAGACGGCATACAGGAAGCGGTATCGCTCGTATTAGCCCCCCATTACTCCACGTTCAGTGTTAAATCTTACAATGGACGTGCGAAAGAAGAAGCTGAGAAGCACGGGATCACCATCCAATCAGTCGAAAGCTGGTATGATGCGCCCGGGTTTATCGATTACTGGAAAGACCAAATTCTTAAAGAGTACGCGAAAATGGGTGAAGCAGAGCAGCAGAAAGCCTGCTTAATCGTGTCTGCCCATAGTTTACCGAAGAAAATTTTGGACGGCGGCGACCCTTATCCTGATCAGCTTAAGAAAACAGCCGAATTGATTTCGGAAGCTGCTGGGATTTCCCAGTATGAAATCGGCTGGCAAAGCGAAGGGAACACACCAGATCCGTGGCTAGGCCCTGATGTCCAGGATTTGACGAGGGATTTGTACCATGAGAAAGGGTATAGATCATTTGTCTATGCTCCTGTAGGCTTCGTGTCTGACCACCTGGAGGTTCTTTATGATAACGATTATGAATGTAAAGTCGTTTGTGACGAACTTGGAGCGAGTTACTACCGTCCGGAAATGCCCAATACACACCCAGATTTTATCGGCACTTTAGCTGGGGTAGTAATGGGAAAAGTAAACGAACGGGTGTAG